The proteins below come from a single Mycobacterium parmense genomic window:
- the eccE gene encoding type VII secretion protein EccE has product MKAQRRFGLSLSWPRVTAVFVAVIVIMTVASHCPESWQGTYRIAFWVGVGLSVVVALLSLVTHHGVTLTSGLATWLWDWSADPGSALATGCTPAHDHQRRFGRDTVGVREHDGLLLSAIAVDDGEDEAAAARHRHRSAPASLLVQAVAEGLQQFDIHLDGIDIVSVKVRRGGNAAELSKLDDWGPEEWDLMSDEPTSYVRRTWLVLRMNPQHNVAAVASRDSLASTLVAATERLAHDLDGQACSARPLTAEQLAEIDSAVLADLEPTWSRPGWRYLKHFNGFATSFWLTPTDITTEALDELWQAETRATVLTLRLTAEDGVPKISGWVRYHSESRLPRDVAAGLNRLTGRQLAAVRASLPAPTHRPLLVVPSRTLHHDDDLTLFVGHLQESSAGAPVAQ; this is encoded by the coding sequence ATGAAGGCGCAACGCAGGTTCGGGTTGTCTTTGTCGTGGCCGCGGGTGACCGCCGTGTTCGTGGCCGTCATCGTCATCATGACGGTGGCCAGTCATTGCCCGGAGTCCTGGCAGGGCACCTATCGCATCGCGTTCTGGGTGGGTGTCGGCCTTTCGGTGGTGGTCGCGCTGCTGTCGTTGGTCACCCACCACGGGGTGACGCTGACGTCCGGGCTGGCGACGTGGCTCTGGGACTGGTCGGCCGACCCGGGCAGCGCGCTGGCCACCGGTTGCACACCCGCGCACGACCACCAGCGGCGGTTCGGCCGCGACACGGTGGGCGTGCGGGAGCACGACGGCCTGCTGCTCTCCGCGATCGCCGTCGACGACGGTGAGGACGAGGCCGCGGCGGCACGGCACCGCCACCGGTCGGCGCCGGCCAGCCTGCTGGTGCAGGCGGTCGCCGAGGGGCTGCAGCAGTTCGACATCCACCTCGACGGCATCGACATCGTGTCGGTGAAGGTGCGCCGGGGAGGCAACGCAGCCGAGCTGTCCAAGCTCGACGACTGGGGGCCCGAAGAGTGGGACCTGATGAGCGACGAGCCCACCTCCTACGTTCGCCGCACCTGGCTGGTGCTGCGGATGAACCCGCAGCACAACGTGGCCGCCGTCGCGTCGCGCGATTCACTGGCCTCGACGTTGGTGGCGGCCACCGAGCGGCTGGCGCACGATCTGGACGGCCAGGCGTGCTCGGCGCGTCCGCTGACCGCCGAGCAGCTCGCCGAGATCGACAGCGCCGTGCTGGCCGATCTGGAACCCACCTGGAGCCGGCCCGGATGGCGCTATCTCAAGCACTTCAACGGGTTCGCGACCAGCTTCTGGCTGACGCCGACCGACATCACCACCGAAGCGCTGGACGAGCTGTGGCAGGCGGAGACCCGTGCCACCGTGCTCACGCTGCGGCTGACCGCCGAGGACGGCGTGCCCAAGATCTCGGGCTGGGTGCGCTACCACAGCGAGAGTCGCCTGCCCCGGGACGTGGCGGCGGGACTCAACCGGCTCACCGGGCGTCAGCTGGCCGCCGTGCGCGCCAGCCTGCCCGCCCCGACGCATCGCCCGCTGCTGGTCGTGCCCAGCCGCACGCTGCACCATGACGACGATCTGACGTTGTTCGTAGGCCACCTGCAGGAGAGCTCGGCGGGCGCGCCCGTAGCGCAATGA
- a CDS encoding DUF732 domain-containing protein, with translation MKRLLALIGILAAVGCAAPAYADPPPPPDGDDAGFIAALNTAHISYTNPGAAVASAKAVCTCLNNGESGLELVHDVKTHNPGFDMENASNFAMISAKFYCPQQLSKS, from the coding sequence ATGAAACGGCTCCTAGCGCTCATTGGCATCTTGGCCGCGGTCGGCTGTGCCGCGCCGGCGTACGCCGACCCCCCGCCACCGCCGGACGGTGACGACGCGGGCTTCATCGCCGCCCTGAACACGGCCCACATCAGCTACACCAACCCGGGCGCGGCCGTCGCCTCCGCGAAGGCGGTCTGCACGTGCCTGAACAACGGCGAATCCGGCCTGGAGCTGGTGCACGACGTGAAGACCCACAATCCCGGCTTCGATATGGAAAACGCATCGAACTTCGCGATGATCTCGGCGAAATTCTATTGCCCGCAACAGCTCTCCAAGTCCTAG
- a CDS encoding PPE family protein: protein MFYGAFPPEFNSGRMYSGPGSGSMRAAAAAWEGLASELQSTVASYSAVIDGLTNGVWTGPSSANMAAAVTPYLAWMQGTAAQASQAAAQATEAATAYETAFAAHVPPEEIAANRAQLAQLVATNVFGQNTAAIAATEVQYAEMWAQDALAMDTYAGSSAAATNVTPFTEAPQITSLGAAGTQAAAVTSAAATPIGTASSLLTEALNPLTAGNPILSALSNLATDYTDTLNGLVNSLFGATGSSTYSLLYNAIKGPVGFTTGFNDIGLLINLPASQFLKFAPKGALGAIPREALGAGLGAAHWGRGTLFNAVSGSMGNAGTLVGKLSVPPSWASATPAIRTVAAALSAAGPDAVPAAALGQGGLLSSMSLAGMLGSAMGAGGPDALNRVGVRGRIPKMKELKDAHSPEKLKRLVAQISEKPESVQHHNTDQENLDALLEQLSKKPGIHAVHLKKKKSQVVPSEVQLG, encoded by the coding sequence ATGTTTTACGGAGCATTCCCGCCGGAGTTCAATTCGGGCCGCATGTACTCCGGCCCCGGATCGGGGTCGATGCGCGCTGCCGCCGCGGCCTGGGAGGGCCTGGCCAGCGAGTTGCAATCGACCGTGGCCTCGTACTCGGCGGTGATCGACGGCCTGACCAACGGGGTGTGGACCGGCCCGTCGTCGGCGAACATGGCCGCGGCGGTCACGCCCTATCTCGCGTGGATGCAGGGCACCGCCGCGCAGGCCTCGCAGGCCGCGGCCCAGGCGACGGAGGCGGCCACCGCCTACGAGACGGCGTTCGCCGCGCACGTGCCACCCGAGGAGATCGCCGCGAACCGCGCCCAATTGGCCCAACTGGTGGCCACCAACGTATTCGGGCAGAACACCGCCGCGATCGCGGCGACCGAGGTCCAGTACGCCGAAATGTGGGCTCAGGACGCGCTGGCGATGGACACCTACGCCGGCTCGTCCGCGGCCGCGACGAACGTCACACCCTTCACCGAAGCACCGCAGATCACCAGCCTCGGCGCCGCGGGCACTCAGGCGGCCGCGGTGACGTCAGCCGCCGCCACGCCGATCGGGACGGCCTCTTCGCTCCTGACCGAGGCCCTGAACCCGCTGACGGCGGGCAACCCGATCCTGTCGGCCCTGTCGAACCTTGCCACCGACTACACCGACACCCTCAACGGCCTGGTCAACTCCCTGTTCGGGGCGACCGGCTCGAGCACCTACAGCCTGCTGTACAACGCGATCAAGGGCCCGGTCGGCTTCACGACAGGGTTCAACGACATCGGGTTGCTGATCAACCTGCCCGCGTCGCAGTTCCTGAAGTTCGCCCCGAAAGGGGCGCTGGGCGCGATTCCCAGGGAAGCATTGGGCGCCGGCCTCGGGGCGGCGCACTGGGGGCGCGGCACGCTGTTCAACGCCGTGTCGGGCAGCATGGGCAACGCGGGCACCTTGGTCGGGAAGCTCTCGGTGCCGCCCAGCTGGGCGTCGGCGACGCCGGCCATCCGGACGGTCGCTGCCGCGTTGTCCGCAGCCGGGCCCGACGCGGTGCCGGCGGCGGCGCTCGGCCAGGGCGGCTTGCTCAGCTCGATGTCGCTCGCGGGGATGCTCGGCAGTGCCATGGGCGCCGGGGGTCCCGACGCGCTCAATCGTGTGGGTGTCCGCGGGCGCATCCCGAAGATGAAGGAGCTCAAGGACGCCCATTCGCCGGAGAAGCTCAAGCGTCTGGTGGCCCAGATTTCGGAGAAGCCCGAAAGCGTGCAACACCACAACACCGACCAGGAGAACCTCGACGCGCTCCTTGAACAGCTCTCGAAGAAGCCCGGTATCCACGCGGTGCACCTGAAGAAGAAGAAATCGCAGGTGGTGCCGTCGGAAGTGCAGTTAGGATAG
- a CDS encoding PPE family protein, which produces MDYGALPPEINSTRMYSGPGSAPMLAAAAAWDGLAAELYSTSSTYQTVVSGLVGEGWLGPASASMAAAVAPYVVWLTGAGAQAGQSAAQATAAAGAYEAAYSMTVPPAVVASNRAQLATLIATNFLGLNTPAIAATEAQYGEMWAQDAAAMYAYAASSAVAAVLKPFSQPPQTANPAAQAAQAGAVAQATGPAAVSGAQTTLSELTSAVPAALQSLAAPLSTNPVWQFLNSNFFNGLSSAGYVNPAIITPAVTSGLSDLNSLQTPGLVPPVAPPGGFSIPSFASLNTPAFSNLVSANGAAGYSGFGGVTSTMARATLVGRLSVPQAWTTAAQVANPAGVTFAGGGWTNAVGPGAGAAQAVPAGVPGMPGMPAAASGHGFGHGPRYGFRVNVMPRPPAAG; this is translated from the coding sequence GTGGACTACGGCGCCCTACCACCCGAGATCAATTCCACCCGCATGTATTCCGGTCCCGGCTCGGCGCCGATGCTGGCCGCCGCGGCGGCTTGGGACGGGCTGGCCGCCGAGCTGTACTCCACGTCGTCGACCTACCAAACGGTGGTCTCGGGCCTGGTCGGCGAAGGCTGGCTGGGGCCGGCGTCGGCCTCGATGGCGGCGGCCGTCGCGCCCTACGTGGTGTGGTTGACCGGCGCCGGGGCGCAGGCCGGGCAGTCCGCGGCTCAGGCCACGGCGGCGGCAGGCGCCTACGAGGCGGCGTACTCCATGACCGTGCCCCCGGCCGTCGTCGCGTCGAACCGGGCCCAGCTCGCCACGCTGATCGCCACCAACTTCCTGGGACTGAACACCCCGGCGATCGCGGCCACCGAGGCGCAGTACGGCGAGATGTGGGCCCAGGACGCGGCCGCGATGTATGCCTACGCGGCCAGTTCGGCGGTGGCCGCGGTCCTCAAACCGTTCAGCCAGCCGCCGCAGACGGCAAACCCGGCCGCGCAGGCGGCCCAGGCCGGGGCCGTCGCCCAGGCCACCGGCCCGGCCGCGGTCAGCGGCGCGCAGACGACGCTGTCGGAGTTGACGTCGGCCGTCCCGGCGGCGCTGCAATCCCTTGCGGCGCCGCTGAGTACGAATCCCGTCTGGCAGTTCCTGAACTCCAATTTCTTCAACGGGTTGAGCTCGGCCGGATACGTGAACCCCGCGATCATCACCCCCGCGGTCACCAGCGGGTTGTCGGACCTCAACTCGCTGCAGACCCCCGGATTGGTGCCCCCCGTCGCACCGCCCGGCGGCTTCAGCATCCCGTCGTTCGCGAGCCTGAACACACCCGCGTTCTCGAACCTGGTGTCGGCCAACGGCGCCGCGGGATACTCGGGCTTCGGCGGGGTTACATCAACGATGGCCCGTGCCACCCTGGTGGGGAGATTGTCTGTGCCGCAAGCCTGGACGACGGCAGCTCAGGTGGCGAACCCGGCGGGCGTGACATTCGCGGGGGGTGGCTGGACCAACGCGGTGGGCCCGGGCGCCGGTGCTGCGCAGGCGGTCCCGGCCGGCGTGCCCGGCATGCCGGGCATGCCGGCGGCCGCGTCGGGCCACGGGTTCGGCCACGGGCCGCGCTATGGCTTCCGCGTGAACGTGATGCCCCGGCCGCCGGCGGCCGGGTAG
- a CDS encoding MgtC/SapB family protein yields MQALTVADFALRLAVGVGCGALIGLERQWRARRAGLRTNALVAAGATLFVLYAAATEDTSPTRVASYVVSGIGFLGGGVILREGVNVRGLNTAATLWCSAAIGVLAASGHLVFALIGTGTVIGIHLFGRPLGRLIDHDNSGEDDESLQPFLVQVVCRPKSETYVRAQIVQHASNNDMTLRGIHTGQRGDDEVTLTAHVLMDGHTPAKLERLVAELSLQPGVRAVQWYAGDKAQADDRG; encoded by the coding sequence ATGCAGGCGTTGACCGTGGCCGACTTCGCCCTCCGACTGGCCGTCGGTGTGGGTTGCGGGGCGCTCATCGGACTCGAACGGCAGTGGCGCGCGCGCAGAGCCGGCCTTCGCACCAACGCGCTGGTGGCCGCGGGTGCCACGTTGTTCGTGCTGTACGCCGCCGCCACCGAGGACACCAGTCCGACGCGGGTCGCCTCGTATGTGGTGTCGGGCATCGGCTTCCTGGGCGGTGGGGTGATCCTGCGGGAAGGGGTCAACGTCCGCGGCCTCAACACCGCCGCCACGCTGTGGTGTTCCGCGGCGATCGGCGTACTCGCCGCCTCGGGGCACCTGGTGTTCGCGCTGATCGGCACCGGGACGGTCATCGGCATTCACCTGTTCGGGCGGCCGCTGGGCAGGCTGATCGATCACGACAACAGCGGCGAGGACGACGAAAGCCTCCAGCCCTTCCTGGTGCAGGTGGTATGCCGCCCCAAATCGGAGACGTACGTCCGCGCCCAGATCGTGCAGCACGCGAGCAACAACGACATGACCCTGCGCGGCATCCACACCGGCCAGCGCGGCGACGACGAGGTCACGCTGACCGCGCACGTGCTGATGGACGGTCATACGCCGGCCAAGCTCGAGCGGCTGGTGGCCGAACTTTCCCTGCAGCCCGGGGTTCGGGCCGTGCAGTGGTACGCCGGTGACAAGGCGCAGGCGGACGACCGGGGTTAG
- the eccA gene encoding type VII secretion AAA-ATPase EccA produces the protein MTRSQSTAEGARNAMVAGLLASGISVNGLQPSHNSQVAAQMFTTATNLDPDMCDAWLARVLAGEQSIEVLSGAWASVRTFGWETRRLGVTELVFRPEVSDGLFLKLAVTSVESLACAYAAVLAEAKRFEEASKLLDGVEPRQPFEEELVSYVRGLLYFRTGRWPDVLNQFPEGKVWRQPELKAAGAAMATTALASLGVFEEAFRRGQDAVEGDRVPGAANIALYTQGMCLRHVGREEEAIELLRKVYSRDPKFTPAREALDNPNYRLVLTDPETIEARTDPWDPDSAPTRAQTEAARHAEEAARYLAEGDAELNAMLGMERAKREIKLIKSTTKVNLARAKMGLPVPVTSRHTLLLGPPGTGKTSVARAFSKQLCGLTVLRKPVVVETSRTKLLGRYMADAEKNTEELFEGALGGAVFFDEMHTLHEKGYQQGDPYGNAIINTMLLYMENHRDELVVFGAGYAKAMEKMLDVNQGLRRRFSTVIEFFSYTPDELVALTRLMGQENEDVITDADAHALLPSYTKFYLDETLSEDGDLIRGIDTLGNAGFVRNVVEKARDHRSFRLDDEDLDAVLSSELNDFSEDQLLRFRRLTGEDLLEGLSAAVAEKKTT, from the coding sequence ATGACGCGGTCTCAGTCCACGGCCGAAGGCGCCCGCAACGCGATGGTCGCGGGCCTGCTGGCATCCGGGATCTCCGTCAACGGCTTGCAGCCCAGCCACAATTCGCAGGTTGCCGCCCAGATGTTCACCACGGCGACAAACCTGGATCCCGATATGTGCGACGCCTGGCTGGCGCGCGTGCTGGCGGGGGAGCAGAGCATCGAAGTGCTCTCCGGCGCGTGGGCCTCGGTGCGCACGTTCGGCTGGGAGACGCGCCGGCTCGGGGTCACCGAGCTGGTGTTCCGTCCCGAGGTGTCCGACGGGCTGTTCCTGAAGCTGGCCGTCACCAGCGTGGAGTCCCTGGCGTGTGCGTACGCCGCCGTCCTCGCCGAAGCGAAGCGCTTCGAAGAGGCGTCGAAGCTGCTCGACGGCGTCGAACCGCGCCAGCCCTTCGAGGAGGAGCTGGTCAGCTACGTGCGCGGACTGCTGTACTTCCGCACCGGGCGATGGCCCGACGTGCTCAACCAGTTCCCGGAGGGCAAGGTTTGGCGTCAGCCCGAGCTCAAGGCGGCCGGCGCGGCGATGGCGACGACGGCGCTGGCGTCGCTGGGTGTGTTCGAGGAGGCTTTCCGCCGGGGTCAGGACGCGGTGGAGGGCGATCGCGTCCCGGGCGCGGCCAACATCGCGCTGTACACCCAGGGCATGTGCCTGCGGCACGTGGGCCGCGAGGAGGAAGCCATCGAGCTTCTGCGCAAGGTGTACTCGCGGGACCCGAAGTTCACCCCGGCCCGCGAGGCGCTGGACAACCCGAACTACCGGCTGGTGCTGACCGACCCGGAGACGATCGAAGCCCGCACCGACCCGTGGGACCCCGACAGCGCGCCGACCCGGGCCCAGACCGAAGCCGCCCGGCACGCCGAGGAGGCGGCGAGGTACCTGGCCGAAGGCGATGCCGAGCTCAACGCCATGCTCGGCATGGAGCGGGCCAAGCGCGAGATCAAGCTCATCAAGTCGACGACCAAGGTGAACCTGGCTCGCGCCAAGATGGGCCTGCCGGTGCCCGTCACCTCGCGCCACACGCTGCTGCTGGGGCCGCCGGGAACCGGAAAGACCTCGGTCGCAAGGGCTTTCAGTAAGCAGCTGTGCGGCCTGACCGTCCTGCGAAAGCCGGTGGTGGTCGAGACCAGCCGCACCAAGCTGCTCGGCCGGTACATGGCGGACGCCGAGAAGAACACCGAGGAGTTGTTCGAAGGGGCGCTCGGCGGGGCGGTTTTCTTCGACGAGATGCACACCCTGCACGAGAAGGGCTATCAGCAGGGCGACCCCTACGGCAACGCCATCATCAACACGATGCTGCTCTACATGGAGAACCACCGCGACGAGCTGGTGGTGTTCGGGGCGGGCTACGCCAAAGCGATGGAAAAGATGCTCGACGTGAACCAGGGTCTGCGGCGGCGCTTCTCGACCGTGATCGAGTTCTTCAGCTACACCCCCGACGAATTGGTGGCGCTGACCCGGCTCATGGGCCAGGAGAACGAAGACGTCATCACCGACGCGGACGCCCACGCGTTGTTGCCGTCCTACACCAAGTTCTACCTGGACGAAACCCTCTCGGAGGACGGGGATCTGATCCGCGGCATCGACACGCTCGGCAACGCCGGGTTCGTGCGCAACGTGGTCGAGAAGGCGCGCGACCACCGGAGCTTCCGTCTGGACGACGAGGACCTGGACGCGGTGCTTTCCAGCGAGCTCAACGACTTCAGCGAGGATCAGCTGCTCCGGTTCAGAAGGTTGACCGGCGAAGACCTCCTGGAAGGCCTGAGCGCCGCAGTGGCCGAGAAGAAGACCACGTAG
- a CDS encoding PPE family protein, which yields MFDFGALPPEINSGRMYVGAGSGPLLAAAAAWDDLASELQSAGASYNSTLASLTAGPWTGPSSIAMAAAAAPYVAWINSTGAQAELAGTQAKLAAAAYETAFAATVPPPVIAANRALLMALIATNFLGQNTPAIAATEAQYAEMWAQDAAAMYAYASSSSVATQLQTFVEPPQTTSNTTAQAAAATQAANTPAASVGSEVSQFLNYVPTFLQNLGSTLVSPTAPTATTGNLLSGLNLPQLVNLSALPPGLNADLTAWNNIISVTASGPYSLQGLTSIAGGPFLSFGQVYSYAQNGQGLAAFGAVKPITGALAPLTSGAAVNLSSAVGGVPVSGAMGKAALVGSMSVPQGWTEAAPAIRTLAQVLPANLAAAPAASLAGEGGVFSQMALSSLAGRAVGAATFQSASSGSAAASALGGVLEADPAAATIIVIPVLED from the coding sequence ATGTTCGATTTCGGTGCGCTACCGCCGGAGATCAATTCGGGCCGGATGTACGTCGGCGCCGGGTCGGGACCCCTGCTGGCCGCCGCGGCGGCCTGGGACGACCTCGCCTCGGAGCTGCAATCCGCCGGCGCGTCGTACAACTCGACGCTGGCGAGCCTGACGGCAGGACCGTGGACGGGTCCGTCATCGATAGCCATGGCGGCCGCCGCCGCACCCTACGTCGCGTGGATCAACTCGACCGGAGCGCAGGCCGAGCTGGCGGGCACGCAGGCCAAGCTTGCCGCGGCGGCGTACGAGACCGCCTTCGCCGCGACGGTGCCCCCGCCGGTGATCGCCGCCAACCGGGCTCTGCTGATGGCGCTCATCGCCACCAACTTCCTGGGCCAGAACACGCCGGCAATCGCGGCCACCGAGGCCCAGTACGCCGAGATGTGGGCCCAGGACGCTGCGGCCATGTACGCCTACGCAAGTTCCTCCTCCGTGGCGACCCAGCTGCAGACGTTCGTGGAGCCGCCGCAGACGACGAGCAACACGACCGCCCAGGCCGCGGCGGCCACCCAGGCCGCCAACACTCCCGCCGCGTCCGTCGGTTCCGAGGTGTCGCAGTTCCTGAACTACGTGCCGACATTCCTGCAGAATCTGGGATCGACCCTCGTGTCACCGACGGCACCGACGGCGACGACCGGGAACCTGCTTTCGGGGCTCAATCTGCCGCAGTTGGTGAACCTGTCCGCGCTGCCCCCGGGACTGAACGCCGACCTGACCGCCTGGAACAACATCATCTCGGTCACCGCCAGCGGGCCCTACTCCCTGCAGGGCCTCACCTCCATAGCGGGTGGCCCGTTCCTGTCGTTCGGGCAGGTGTACTCGTATGCCCAGAACGGGCAGGGCCTTGCCGCCTTCGGCGCGGTGAAGCCCATCACCGGCGCCCTGGCGCCGTTGACCAGCGGTGCCGCGGTGAACCTGAGTTCTGCTGTCGGGGGCGTGCCGGTATCGGGAGCGATGGGTAAGGCGGCGCTGGTCGGCAGCATGTCGGTGCCGCAGGGCTGGACCGAGGCCGCTCCGGCGATCCGGACGCTCGCCCAGGTGCTGCCCGCCAACCTGGCCGCCGCTCCGGCGGCCTCGCTCGCTGGCGAGGGCGGCGTTTTCAGTCAGATGGCCCTGTCGAGCCTGGCCGGACGTGCGGTGGGCGCCGCCACGTTCCAGTCCGCGAGCAGCGGCAGCGCAGCGGCCAGTGCACTCGGTGGGGTGCTCGAGGCCGACCCCGCCGCCGCCACCATCATCGTGATCCCGGTGCTGGAGGACTGA
- a CDS encoding PPE family protein translates to MLDFAMLPPEINSGRIYSGAGSAPMLAAASAWNGLAAELRSAALSYHSVLSALTGEEWHGPAAASMAAAATPYVAWMSIAAAQAEQTASQAEAAAAAYEAAFAATVPPPLIAANRAQLATLIATNILGQNTPAIAATEAQYAEMWAQDAAAMYGYAASSAVASQLTPFTEPRQATTAGATTAQAAAVSQAVATPAGTQQGALSELMSALPTALQGLASPTSATSPASGLSGVVDLLTGSSSGSTALDNFWSTWGPDANIWNTVFSSGFYMPSNTMAPFLGLLGAQAAGNAAGDAAGQAATSALGDAVAGPIGGLGSAVSAGLGHASIIGPLSVPPSWTAPAPLAGPLASTLGGTPMVPPPAMAAGLPGMPFGNVAAQPYGRAMPQYGFRPSFVARPPAAG, encoded by the coding sequence ATGTTGGACTTCGCAATGCTGCCACCTGAAATCAATTCCGGCCGCATCTACTCCGGTGCAGGTTCGGCGCCGATGCTGGCCGCCGCTTCGGCGTGGAACGGGCTTGCCGCGGAGCTGCGTTCGGCCGCGCTGTCCTACCACTCGGTGCTCTCGGCGTTGACCGGCGAGGAGTGGCACGGGCCGGCCGCGGCATCGATGGCGGCGGCGGCCACTCCCTACGTGGCGTGGATGAGCATCGCCGCCGCGCAGGCCGAGCAGACCGCGAGCCAGGCCGAGGCCGCCGCCGCGGCCTACGAGGCCGCATTCGCCGCCACGGTGCCGCCGCCGTTGATCGCGGCCAACCGCGCTCAGCTGGCAACGCTGATCGCCACGAACATTCTGGGGCAGAACACTCCGGCGATCGCGGCCACCGAGGCCCAGTACGCCGAGATGTGGGCCCAGGACGCGGCGGCCATGTACGGCTACGCCGCCTCCTCGGCGGTGGCGAGCCAACTGACGCCGTTCACCGAGCCGCGGCAGGCGACCACCGCCGGCGCGACGACGGCGCAGGCGGCCGCGGTCAGCCAGGCCGTCGCGACGCCGGCCGGGACGCAGCAGGGGGCGCTGTCGGAGTTGATGTCGGCACTGCCCACCGCGCTGCAGGGCCTGGCGTCGCCGACGTCGGCGACCTCGCCCGCCTCGGGGCTGTCCGGGGTTGTCGACCTGCTGACCGGATCAAGCTCGGGATCGACTGCGCTGGACAACTTCTGGAGCACCTGGGGACCGGACGCCAACATCTGGAACACGGTCTTCTCGTCGGGGTTCTACATGCCGAGCAACACGATGGCCCCCTTCCTGGGCCTGCTCGGGGCCCAGGCCGCCGGCAACGCGGCCGGCGACGCGGCAGGGCAGGCGGCCACCAGCGCGCTCGGTGACGCGGTGGCGGGACCCATCGGCGGGCTCGGCAGCGCGGTCTCGGCCGGGCTGGGCCACGCGTCGATCATCGGCCCGTTGTCCGTGCCGCCGAGCTGGACCGCGCCGGCACCGCTGGCCGGCCCGCTGGCTTCCACGCTGGGAGGCACCCCGATGGTGCCGCCCCCGGCGATGGCGGCCGGGCTGCCGGGGATGCCGTTCGGCAACGTGGCCGCCCAGCCGTACGGACGGGCCATGCCGCAGTATGGCTTTCGCCCCTCCTTCGTGGCGCGCCCGCCGGCGGCCGGATAG
- a CDS encoding NAD(P)/FAD-dependent oxidoreductase, protein MRTVLVIGSGFAGLWAALGAARRLAELAVPVDAVGVTVLSAQPFHDIRVRNYESDLGDCRIPLGELLDPVGVGHITAQVTAIDAGARSVACSDGATHRYDRLVLASGSHVVKPPVVGLREFGFDVDTYDGAVALGAHLRRLAEGPPAAAAATVVVVGAGLTGIETACEMPERLRRLFARRVAAPRVVLVDHNHVGSDMGASARPVIERALADNGVEIRTGVGVTAVGERGVSLSSGETIDAATLVWCAGMRASSLTGQLSVPRDRLGRVAVDDYLRVIGVPGVFAAGDVAAARVDDDHLSVMSCQHGRPMGRYAGYNVIGDLCGEPMLALRIPWYVTVLDLGAAGAVYTEGWDRTVAARGARAKATKQTINTRRIYPPRTGERADLLAAAAAEVQGRP, encoded by the coding sequence TTGAGGACTGTGCTGGTGATCGGCTCGGGCTTCGCGGGCCTGTGGGCGGCGCTCGGGGCCGCTCGCCGGCTCGCGGAGCTCGCCGTCCCGGTGGACGCGGTCGGCGTCACCGTGTTGAGCGCCCAGCCCTTCCACGACATCCGGGTCCGCAACTACGAGAGCGACCTGGGCGACTGCCGAATCCCGCTCGGCGAGTTGCTCGACCCCGTAGGCGTCGGGCACATCACCGCGCAGGTGACGGCCATCGACGCCGGCGCCCGGTCCGTCGCCTGCTCCGACGGTGCCACCCATCGTTACGACCGGCTCGTCCTGGCGTCGGGCAGTCACGTGGTCAAACCGCCGGTCGTGGGGCTGCGTGAGTTCGGCTTCGACGTCGACACCTACGACGGCGCCGTGGCGCTGGGCGCGCATCTGCGACGGCTCGCCGAGGGCCCGCCCGCGGCGGCGGCGGCGACCGTCGTCGTGGTCGGGGCCGGGCTGACCGGCATCGAGACGGCGTGCGAGATGCCCGAGCGGCTGCGGCGGCTGTTCGCACGGCGCGTCGCCGCGCCGCGGGTGGTTCTGGTCGACCACAACCACGTCGGCTCCGATATGGGGGCCTCGGCGCGCCCGGTGATCGAACGCGCCCTGGCGGACAACGGCGTGGAGATCAGGACGGGGGTCGGCGTCACCGCGGTCGGTGAGCGCGGCGTATCGCTGTCCTCCGGCGAGACCATCGACGCCGCGACGCTGGTGTGGTGCGCCGGGATGCGGGCCAGCTCGCTGACCGGGCAGCTGAGCGTTCCGCGCGACCGGCTGGGCCGGGTGGCGGTCGACGATTACCTGCGGGTCATCGGGGTGCCCGGCGTGTTCGCCGCGGGTGACGTTGCCGCGGCGCGCGTGGACGACGACCACCTGTCGGTGATGTCATGCCAACACGGCCGCCCGATGGGCCGCTACGCCGGATACAACGTCATCGGCGACCTGTGTGGCGAACCGATGTTGGCTCTCCGGATCCCTTGGTACGTCACGGTTCTCGACCTGGGCGCCGCGGGAGCGGTGTACACCGAGGGGTGGGACCGGACCGTGGCCGCCCGCGGCGCGCGGGCCAAGGCGACCAAGCAGACGATCAATACCCGGCGGATCTACCCGCCCCGGACCGGTGAGCGCGCCGACCTGCTGGCCGCGGCCGCGGCCGAGGTGCAGGGCCGCCCCTAA